A part of Candidatus Atribacteria bacterium genomic DNA contains:
- the rnc gene encoding ribonuclease III, protein MDLLLYKLEEKLDYKFKNKILIKEALTHPSFPKKSFKGKVTNNQRLEFLGDSVLNLIVTGYLYRKLASSSEGKLTKIKSVMVSKDVLAKWADQLSLGKYIILGKGEDSTGGRNKLSILADCFEALLGAIYLDSGIQKTKKILSLFIKKEMELIMKDKHGGDFKTLLQEVSQKKLKCLPEYYLVKEKGPDHKKIFCIEVKLNKTTYGNGSGENKKEAEQNAAQDALKKLKVIR, encoded by the coding sequence ATGGATTTATTATTATATAAATTAGAAGAAAAATTGGATTATAAATTTAAAAATAAAATTCTTATCAAAGAAGCTTTGACCCATCCTTCCTTCCCAAAAAAAAGTTTTAAAGGTAAGGTAACGAACAATCAAAGGTTGGAATTTTTAGGTGATTCTGTTTTAAATTTAATTGTTACCGGCTATCTTTATCGTAAATTAGCCTCTTCTTCGGAAGGTAAGCTTACTAAAATTAAATCGGTTATGGTTAGCAAAGATGTTTTAGCTAAATGGGCTGATCAACTTTCTTTGGGAAAATATATTATTTTGGGAAAAGGAGAAGATTCCACCGGAGGGAGAAATAAATTATCTATTCTAGCTGATTGTTTCGAGGCTTTATTAGGTGCCATATATTTAGATAGTGGCATCCAAAAAACAAAAAAAATACTCTCTTTATTTATAAAAAAAGAAATGGAACTGATTATGAAGGATAAACATGGGGGAGATTTTAAGACTTTACTGCAGGAAGTGTCTCAAAAAAAGCTGAAATGTTTACCCGAATATTATTTGGTCAAAGAAAAAGGTCCAGACCATAAAAAAATATTTTGTATTGAGGTAAAGCTGAATAAAACTACTTATGGAAATGGATCTGGTGAAAATAAAAAAGAAGCTGAGCAAAATGCCGCACAGGATGCCTTAAAAAAATTAAAAGTAATTAGATGA